Proteins encoded together in one Formosa sp. Hel3_A1_48 window:
- a CDS encoding Lcl C-terminal domain-containing protein, with protein MNRIYNFLTVILISTMGFAQAPEKMSYQAIVRDAAGELVSEQTIGMRISILQTSATGTVVYQETHTPSSNVNGLVSLEIGDGSSSNDFSAIDWSAGPYFIKTETDPEAGSNYTITGVSQLMSVPFALHAKVAQSVASPTYSIGYWPELGGYVFMISTDGKHGLVCELVDQSDAPTSWYNAQNLISNPSNHSEAGQGFVDWRLPTRYELAQMYSYKNAIQAAGETVGFSNSFGSKTYWSSTQSEANSGGGGFDFPEETAWRQNFFSGGQFNSTTYTLSSSDFFVRSVREF; from the coding sequence ATGAATAGAATTTACAACTTCCTAACCGTAATATTAATAAGTACAATGGGCTTTGCGCAAGCACCAGAAAAAATGAGTTACCAAGCAATTGTTAGAGATGCTGCAGGAGAATTAGTGAGTGAACAAACTATAGGTATGCGTATAAGTATTTTACAAACCTCAGCGACAGGAACAGTGGTATATCAAGAAACCCACACGCCATCCTCAAATGTTAATGGATTAGTAAGTTTAGAAATTGGTGACGGCAGCAGTTCAAATGATTTTAGTGCAATAGATTGGAGTGCTGGCCCCTATTTTATAAAAACTGAGACCGACCCAGAAGCAGGGAGTAATTACACCATTACAGGCGTAAGCCAATTAATGAGCGTTCCGTTTGCATTACATGCCAAGGTAGCTCAGAGTGTTGCATCGCCAACATATTCGATTGGATATTGGCCAGAACTTGGGGGTTATGTTTTTATGATTTCTACAGACGGTAAGCATGGTTTAGTTTGTGAATTAGTTGATCAAAGTGACGCACCTACATCGTGGTACAATGCGCAAAATCTAATATCCAATCCTTCCAATCATTCAGAAGCTGGCCAAGGTTTTGTAGACTGGAGGCTACCCACAAGGTATGAGTTAGCTCAAATGTATTCTTATAAAAATGCTATTCAAGCTGCTGGTGAAACAGTTGGGTTTTCAAACTCATTTGGCTCAAAAACATATTGGTCATCTACACAAAGTGAAGCAAACTCTGGCGGTGGTGGTTTTGATTTTCCAGAAGAAACTGCCTGGAGACAAAACTTTTTTTCTGGGGGTCAGTTCAATAGTACTACATATACTTTGAGTTCTTCCGATTTCTTTGTACGCTCTGTACGAGAGTTTTAA
- a CDS encoding T9SS type A sorting domain-containing protein, which produces MKPTLYLLSVLLFSISAQSQDTLSISGGDASGGGGTSSYTLGQVFYSANSSDNGSVSQGVQQSFELFTLSNPQPTTINLDAVVYPNPSSDYIMLNIIDNELTGLSYVLTDIQGKVVSNEKINSIHTQLSLERLSVGTYVLKINQNNSELKTFKILKK; this is translated from the coding sequence ATGAAACCAACATTATATTTATTGTCAGTTCTTTTATTTTCAATTTCTGCACAATCACAAGATACGCTGTCGATTTCTGGTGGAGATGCTAGCGGTGGCGGAGGCACTTCCAGCTATACTTTGGGTCAGGTGTTTTACAGCGCAAACTCCTCCGATAATGGCAGTGTCAGTCAAGGCGTTCAACAAAGTTTTGAATTATTTACATTAAGCAATCCACAACCGACAACAATTAATTTGGATGCTGTTGTTTACCCTAACCCTTCTTCTGATTATATTATGCTTAATATTATTGATAATGAGCTCACAGGCTTAAGCTATGTTCTTACGGATATTCAAGGGAAAGTGGTATCAAACGAAAAAATAAATAGTATACACACTCAGTTAAGCTTGGAGCGTCTTTCGGTAGGTACTTATGTGTTGAAAATAAACCAAAATAATAGTGAATTAAAAACGTTTAAAATCTTAAAAAAATAA
- a CDS encoding SOUL family heme-binding protein, translating to MKILLIILGVLASAFVAIQIFALNSQRNIETYPYTVIKKYKTFETRAYEATLFTSVKLSESDFKKASSQGFSILAGYIFGGNDRNEKIAMTSPVSMSLEDSTTMMFMVPKKLHKDILPKPNQPEVEFKKEPAKTVAALQFSGWASNKKIKKYKQQLQTALAKEGIPHTNRFYFFGYNAPYEVFNRKNEIIVELF from the coding sequence ATGAAAATATTACTAATTATACTTGGAGTCTTAGCCTCTGCGTTTGTGGCTATCCAAATCTTTGCGTTGAATAGTCAGAGGAATATTGAAACCTACCCTTACACTGTTATTAAAAAATACAAGACCTTTGAAACTAGAGCTTATGAAGCGACTTTATTCACCTCAGTAAAACTCTCTGAAAGTGACTTCAAAAAAGCTTCTAGTCAAGGCTTCTCCATTTTGGCAGGATATATTTTTGGCGGTAATGATAGAAATGAAAAAATAGCCATGACCTCTCCGGTGAGCATGTCTTTGGAAGATTCGACAACAATGATGTTTATGGTGCCAAAAAAATTGCACAAAGACATACTACCTAAGCCTAATCAACCAGAAGTAGAGTTTAAGAAAGAACCTGCAAAAACAGTGGCGGCACTACAATTCTCGGGTTGGGCTAGCAACAAGAAAATAAAAAAATACAAACAACAATTACAAACAGCTTTGGCCAAAGAAGGTATTCCCCACACCAACCGCTTCTATTTTTTTGGATATAATGCGCCTTATGAAGTTTTTAATAGGAAAAATGAAATCATTGTGGAACTGTTTTAA
- a CDS encoding alpha/beta fold hydrolase — protein sequence MKKLYKILKVSAYVIGSLVIVVSVLFGYQDIPLDDLKEKYAKYPSTFTSIDGMEVHFRDEGDLAVSIPIVLIHGTGSSLHTFDDWIDNLKHKYRIVRMDLPGYGLTDPFPDSDYSIDNYVHFVKQFLDERGIEKCIIGGNSLGGHIAWQFTAEHTERVQKLILIDASGYPNKAKSVPLAFKIAKIPILKNLFMFITPKFIARSSVENVYYDKSKVTDELANRYFELTLRKGNRRAFIERLAVNNSSESYKRIRSIKQPTLVLWGDQDLLIPVENAERFHQDLPNDTLVIMKDAGHIPMEELPLQSLSVVESFLDQNND from the coding sequence ATGAAAAAACTTTATAAAATTTTAAAGGTTAGTGCTTATGTTATTGGCAGTTTAGTAATTGTCGTTTCGGTACTATTTGGATATCAAGATATACCTTTGGATGATCTAAAAGAAAAATATGCTAAATACCCATCTACCTTTACTTCAATCGATGGTATGGAAGTGCATTTCCGAGACGAAGGTGATCTCGCAGTCTCCATTCCAATTGTTTTAATTCATGGCACTGGTTCAAGTCTACATACTTTTGATGATTGGATCGATAACTTAAAACACAAATACCGAATCGTTAGAATGGATCTCCCCGGGTATGGATTGACAGATCCTTTTCCAGACAGTGATTATTCAATTGATAATTATGTCCATTTTGTAAAACAGTTCTTGGATGAGAGAGGGATTGAAAAATGTATAATTGGCGGAAATTCGCTTGGTGGACATATCGCATGGCAATTTACAGCCGAACATACAGAAAGAGTGCAAAAACTAATCTTGATAGACGCTTCGGGATACCCGAACAAAGCAAAGAGTGTACCCCTGGCTTTTAAGATTGCTAAAATCCCAATTCTGAAAAACTTATTCATGTTTATTACACCAAAATTTATAGCGCGCTCTAGTGTTGAAAACGTATACTACGACAAAAGCAAAGTAACCGATGAACTTGCAAATCGCTATTTTGAGCTCACTCTACGCAAAGGAAATCGACGAGCATTTATTGAACGTCTAGCTGTAAACAACAGCTCAGAGTCCTACAAAAGAATACGCAGTATAAAACAACCAACACTTGTCCTTTGGGGAGACCAAGATTTACTTATTCCTGTAGAAAATGCAGAGCGTTTTCATCAAGATCTACCCAATGATACATTAGTTATTATGAAAGATGCAGGGCACATTCCTATGGAAGAACTACCGCTGCAAAGCTTGAGCGTTGTCGAATCATTTCTAGACCAAAATAACGACTAA
- a CDS encoding Fur family transcriptional regulator has product MGIIRQTLAVKLLLSEFEKESSAISAIELIKRLGSQVNKTTIYRLLDKLEDDGLLHYFLDAKGVKWFAKCKGCSKSNHSDVHPHFQCTECGTVDCLEIQVNLPEIPNRKVINSQVLVLGQCDRCLN; this is encoded by the coding sequence ATGGGCATAATTAGACAAACTTTGGCGGTGAAACTTTTATTAAGTGAATTTGAAAAAGAGTCATCTGCTATTTCAGCAATTGAATTAATCAAGCGCCTTGGTTCTCAAGTCAACAAAACCACAATTTATCGTTTGTTAGATAAACTAGAAGACGATGGTTTGCTTCATTATTTTTTGGATGCTAAGGGTGTTAAATGGTTTGCTAAATGTAAGGGGTGTTCTAAGTCTAATCATTCAGATGTCCATCCTCATTTTCAATGCACGGAATGTGGTACAGTAGATTGTTTAGAAATTCAAGTTAACCTTCCTGAAATCCCCAATCGTAAAGTTATTAATTCTCAAGTTTTAGTATTGGGTCAATGTGACCGCTGTTTGAACTAG
- a CDS encoding MerC domain-containing protein, with protein sequence MNLSLKKPDTIGAIASSLCVIHCLMTPLLFAVQSYSSVHLNTAPLWWKNLDFLFLTISVFAVYRSTKNSTNTKVKYALWLSWTLLFLLIVNEKTAWKDLAEVTTYIAALVLAIFHIYNLNYCQCKSDVCCHQTKKY encoded by the coding sequence ATGAATTTAAGTTTAAAAAAGCCCGATACAATTGGCGCAATAGCCAGTTCTTTATGTGTAATACATTGTCTTATGACTCCGTTATTGTTCGCAGTACAGAGCTACTCTTCAGTTCATTTGAATACAGCACCATTGTGGTGGAAAAATTTAGATTTCCTTTTTTTAACAATATCTGTATTTGCTGTTTATCGATCTACAAAAAATTCAACAAACACAAAAGTAAAATATGCATTATGGCTGAGCTGGACCTTATTGTTTCTACTGATTGTGAATGAAAAAACAGCTTGGAAAGATTTAGCTGAGGTCACTACATACATTGCAGCTCTAGTGCTGGCCATCTTTCACATTTACAATCTAAATTATTGTCAATGTAAATCAGATGTTTGTTGTCATCAAACAAAAAAGTACTAA
- a CDS encoding SulP family inorganic anion transporter yields the protein MEALPKKGIQGLVENWKSDLIAAVSVALIALPLSLGIALAAGAPAMSGIFSAIVGGVVTTLYRGGHISVNGPAKGVIGVILLGITLMDDGSGQAFNYVLAAVVISGLIQMLLGILKLGRLADIFHSSVIHGILAAIGIIIFAKQIHVAMGTHSDSPSIIQNLIDAVVFLPKANPFVLLIAITGLFLLLFHSKTNSRFFHLLPAPMWVIALSIPFVYAFNFFDQQTLSFFGKPFEVGPHLLLDIPNTITDSIMHPNFSKINTIEFWTTVFSILIITSIESLAIAKAVDKIDPYKRKTDLNKDLTGIGISTVAAGLIGGLPIIAVIIRSTVNIHNGAKTKWSNMYQGLLLLVFIVILSPIMRQVPLCAFAILLVYTGFKLASPAVFKQAYKQGTEQLIFFVGTMILTLYTNLLIGLLGGLILALVTHMLLARVSIAQFFKMVYHPRTKLLKRQDGSFDLKIRGIANFLGILKANKLVAQIPPGADVNIDLSETRLVGITYMDFLVEFLKTQRASGGKAFITGLDAHVSSSTYNRALKISLTSSATKLSQRQKRLRNLATERDYQYTSQVDWDTVYLKKFHFFEIRPIERKYNCLKGTFEGLDASWEIADVTFNEGQAFTAETFNTTMMVLKLNKKIPVFAMEKEGVLGKIFDRVVALTGYKDINFEMYPGFSKKFLLMGNSETEIRSFFTDDIIRFFENHQIYHLESNGEALFIFDKIKLARTDETIEFIDYAEELATLLSGKTA from the coding sequence ATGGAAGCACTACCCAAAAAAGGGATTCAAGGACTAGTTGAGAATTGGAAGAGTGATTTAATTGCTGCAGTTAGTGTTGCACTTATTGCCTTACCCCTTTCGTTAGGCATTGCTCTAGCAGCTGGCGCACCTGCCATGTCCGGTATATTCTCAGCAATTGTTGGCGGTGTAGTAACCACTTTATACCGCGGTGGTCATATTTCAGTGAATGGCCCTGCAAAAGGAGTTATCGGAGTTATTCTTTTAGGCATAACACTTATGGATGATGGTTCTGGGCAAGCTTTTAATTATGTTTTGGCGGCTGTAGTCATTTCAGGATTAATTCAAATGCTGTTGGGCATATTAAAATTAGGGCGCTTAGCAGATATTTTCCACAGTTCAGTAATTCATGGAATTTTAGCGGCTATCGGCATTATTATCTTCGCAAAACAAATCCATGTCGCCATGGGGACGCATTCGGACAGCCCCAGCATCATACAAAACCTTATTGATGCTGTAGTGTTCTTACCAAAAGCAAATCCATTTGTTTTACTTATCGCAATAACAGGATTGTTTTTATTGTTGTTTCATTCAAAAACAAATTCAAGATTTTTTCACCTCTTACCGGCGCCTATGTGGGTGATTGCCCTTTCAATTCCTTTTGTGTATGCCTTCAATTTCTTTGATCAGCAAACCCTATCATTTTTTGGAAAACCTTTTGAAGTAGGACCTCATCTTTTATTGGATATCCCCAACACAATTACAGATTCAATAATGCATCCAAACTTTAGTAAAATCAATACAATTGAGTTTTGGACAACTGTATTTTCAATTTTGATTATCACCAGTATAGAATCCTTAGCCATTGCAAAAGCAGTAGATAAGATTGATCCTTACAAACGAAAAACAGATTTAAACAAAGATTTGACTGGAATTGGAATAAGTACGGTAGCGGCTGGCTTGATTGGAGGATTACCAATCATTGCTGTTATTATTAGAAGTACAGTGAATATACACAATGGTGCGAAAACCAAATGGTCCAATATGTACCAAGGACTCTTGTTGTTGGTTTTTATTGTGATTTTAAGTCCGATAATGAGACAAGTACCACTCTGCGCATTTGCAATCCTATTAGTCTATACCGGATTTAAACTGGCATCACCTGCAGTATTCAAACAAGCCTACAAACAAGGAACTGAGCAACTTATATTCTTTGTCGGAACCATGATTTTAACTCTATATACTAATTTATTGATTGGTTTGCTCGGTGGATTAATATTGGCACTGGTCACGCACATGTTATTGGCAAGAGTATCCATTGCCCAATTTTTTAAAATGGTGTACCATCCGAGAACAAAATTGTTAAAACGACAAGACGGGAGTTTTGATTTAAAAATTAGAGGAATAGCAAACTTTTTAGGAATTCTAAAAGCCAATAAACTAGTGGCACAGATTCCACCAGGCGCAGATGTTAATATCGATTTATCTGAAACAAGATTAGTAGGGATTACCTACATGGACTTTTTAGTAGAATTCTTAAAAACTCAAAGAGCTTCGGGCGGTAAAGCTTTTATCACAGGGCTGGATGCACACGTCTCCTCTTCCACATACAACAGGGCACTTAAAATTAGTTTGACCAGCTCTGCTACCAAATTATCACAAAGACAAAAGCGCTTACGAAATTTAGCAACTGAAAGAGACTATCAATATACTAGTCAAGTTGATTGGGACACCGTATACCTCAAAAAATTTCATTTTTTTGAAATTAGACCTATTGAGCGTAAATACAATTGCCTTAAAGGTACATTTGAAGGCCTCGATGCGTCTTGGGAAATTGCGGATGTTACCTTCAATGAAGGCCAAGCCTTTACTGCAGAAACATTCAATACCACTATGATGGTCTTAAAATTAAATAAGAAAATACCTGTTTTTGCTATGGAAAAAGAGGGTGTTCTAGGCAAAATTTTTGATCGAGTGGTAGCACTCACAGGATACAAAGACATAAATTTTGAGATGTATCCCGGGTTTTCTAAGAAATTCCTACTCATGGGGAATAGCGAGACGGAAATTCGTTCCTTTTTTACAGATGATATCATTCGCTTTTTTGAGAATCACCAAATTTATCATTTAGAAAGTAATGGTGAAGCTCTATTTATTTTTGATAAAATTAAATTGGCAAGAACTGATGAAACCATAGAATTTATTGATTATGCTGAAGAATTAGCGACACTACTGAGCGGAAAAACCGCTTGA
- a CDS encoding pirin family protein has protein sequence MNTVLHKSNTRGSAEHGWLQAKHTFSFASYFNPERMSFGVLRVLNDDVIAAGMGFGTHPHDNMEIITIPLEGDLEHKDSMNNTAVIKSGDIQVLSAGSGITHSEYNKNKDRPVKLLQIWVLPNKHNVSPRYDQISLNIEDRHNKFQQVLSPNSNDSGVWIHQEAWFSMIDIDEGKSMNYRLKNPEKNGVYLFVLNGKATINNQLVEDRDGYGLWNTSEIEIVANSNAELLLMEVPMSNR, from the coding sequence ATGAATACTGTACTTCATAAATCAAACACACGAGGGTCAGCCGAGCACGGCTGGTTGCAAGCAAAACACACCTTTAGCTTTGCCAGTTATTTCAATCCAGAACGAATGAGCTTTGGCGTTTTACGCGTATTAAATGATGATGTCATTGCTGCAGGAATGGGCTTCGGTACACACCCACATGATAATATGGAAATCATTACCATACCACTTGAGGGCGATTTGGAACATAAAGATAGTATGAATAATACAGCAGTAATAAAATCGGGGGATATACAAGTACTTAGTGCAGGTAGCGGGATTACCCACTCGGAATACAACAAAAATAAAGATAGGCCTGTAAAATTATTACAAATATGGGTTTTGCCTAACAAACACAATGTGAGCCCAAGATACGATCAGATTTCCCTAAATATTGAGGACAGACACAACAAATTCCAACAAGTTTTATCCCCAAATTCAAATGACTCGGGTGTATGGATTCATCAAGAAGCTTGGTTTAGCATGATCGATATAGACGAAGGTAAATCCATGAACTACAGGCTCAAAAATCCAGAAAAAAACGGAGTATATCTTTTTGTTTTAAATGGAAAAGCTACGATTAATAACCAATTAGTAGAAGATCGAGATGGGTATGGTTTGTGGAATACATCTGAAATTGAAATTGTAGCGAATTCAAATGCTGAACTCCTTCTTATGGAAGTGCCTATGAGCAATCGATAA